A region from the Papio anubis isolate 15944 chromosome 6, Panubis1.0, whole genome shotgun sequence genome encodes:
- the LYRM2 gene encoding LYR motif-containing protein 2 isoform X1, with amino-acid sequence MPAGRCFASRGLTGGTGGLLGLVRSRETRQVLDFPESGCISCSVPTFIRRQQVLLLYRRILQTIRQVPNDSDRKYLKDWAREEFKRNKSATEEDTIRMMITQGNMQLKELEKSLALAKS; translated from the exons ATGCCTGCGGGGCGGTGCTTCGCTTCGCGGGGCCTGACGGGAGGCACGGGCGGCTTGCTTGGTTTGGTGCGGTCGCGTGAGACGCGTCAGGTGCTTGATTTCCCGGAGTCCGGGTGCATCAGCTGCTCAGTGCCCACG TTCATAAGAAGGCAACAAGTTCTTCTCCTCTACAGAAGGATTTTGCAAACAATTCGGCAAGTTCCAAATGATTCTGATCGCAAATACCTGAAGGATTGGGCAAGGGAAgaattcaaaagaaacaaaagtgccACCGAAGAG GATACAATCCGGATGATGATTACTCAAGGCAATATGCAGCTCAAGGAGTTAGAAAAATCACTTGCTTTAGCAAAATCTTAA
- the LYRM2 gene encoding LYR motif-containing protein 2 isoform X2, whose translation MAASRLPPATLTLKQFIRRQQVLLLYRRILQTIRQVPNDSDRKYLKDWAREEFKRNKSATEEDTIRMMITQGNMQLKELEKSLALAKS comes from the exons ATGGCTGCTTCCCGCTTACCCCCAGCGACGCTAACGTTAAAGCAG TTCATAAGAAGGCAACAAGTTCTTCTCCTCTACAGAAGGATTTTGCAAACAATTCGGCAAGTTCCAAATGATTCTGATCGCAAATACCTGAAGGATTGGGCAAGGGAAgaattcaaaagaaacaaaagtgccACCGAAGAG GATACAATCCGGATGATGATTACTCAAGGCAATATGCAGCTCAAGGAGTTAGAAAAATCACTTGCTTTAGCAAAATCTTAA